A genomic region of Roseateles amylovorans contains the following coding sequences:
- a CDS encoding IS3 family transposase (programmed frameshift), with protein MRKSRFTEEQMVAILREADRTTVAEAAKKHKVSEPTIYAWRKHFGQLEVADVKRLKALELENSRLKKLLAERDLDIEVLKEINAKKLVSPPARRAQVAFARERGLSLRRACGLVGMSRATPSYKPRMLAKDAPVIEAMKELSAQYPRYGYRRIRIFLRRRGFELSWSRTHRLWRQAGLLVPRKRSRKRIASQRPRVHTPFKANMVWAYDFVFDTTATGQQLKCLTVIDEYTRECLAIDVAGSIRSKRVIEVLSRLVSVHGAPLFMRSDNGPEFVSLAILEWIAGAGIATVLNDPGKPWQNGTDESFNGKLRDECLSVEWFRSRREAKVVIESWRQHYNEVRPHSSLQYLTPTEFKQQLHQVLQPAVF; from the exons ATGAGAAAGAGTCGATTCACGGAAGAACAGATGGTGGCGATCCTGCGCGAGGCGGACCGCACCACGGTGGCGGAAGCGGCCAAGAAGCACAAGGTCAGCGAGCCCACGATCTACGCTTGGCGCAAGCACTTCGGCCAGCTTGAAGTGGCTGACGTCAAGCGCCTGAAGGCCCTGGAGCTGGAGAACAGCCGGCTCAAGAAGCTGCTGGCTGAGCGTGATCTGGACATCGAGGTCCTGAAGGAGATCAACGCAAAAAAAT TGGTGAGCCCGCCGGCTCGACGCGCCCAGGTCGCCTTCGCTCGCGAGCGCGGCCTGAGTCTGCGTCGGGCTTGCGGGCTCGTCGGCATGTCCCGGGCCACGCCCAGCTACAAGCCGCGCATGCTGGCCAAGGATGCGCCAGTGATCGAGGCGATGAAGGAGTTGTCGGCCCAGTACCCACGCTACGGTTACCGGCGCATCCGCATCTTCCTGCGTCGGCGCGGCTTCGAGCTGAGTTGGTCGCGCACGCATCGGCTGTGGCGACAGGCGGGTCTGCTGGTGCCCAGGAAGCGTTCGCGCAAACGCATTGCGTCCCAGCGGCCGCGCGTGCACACGCCCTTCAAGGCCAACATGGTCTGGGCCTACGACTTCGTCTTTGACACGACGGCCACGGGCCAGCAGCTCAAGTGCCTGACCGTCATCGACGAGTACACCCGCGAGTGCCTGGCCATCGACGTGGCCGGCTCCATCCGTTCCAAGCGCGTGATCGAGGTGCTGTCACGCCTAGTGAGCGTGCACGGAGCGCCGCTGTTCATGCGTTCGGACAACGGGCCGGAGTTCGTTAGCCTGGCCATCCTGGAATGGATCGCCGGCGCCGGAATCGCGACCGTGCTCAACGACCCGGGCAAGCCCTGGCAGAACGGTACCGACGAGAGCTTCAACGGCAAGCTCCGCGACGAATGTCTGTCCGTTGAATGGTTCCGCTCGCGCCGCGAGGCCAAGGTCGTCATCGAGTCCTGGCGTCAGCACTACAACGAGGTCAGGCCGCACAGCAGCCTGCAATACTTGACCCCGACGGAGTTCAAGCAGCAACTCCATCAAGTCCTGCAACCCGCCGTCTTCTAG